In the Suncus etruscus isolate mSunEtr1 chromosome 20, mSunEtr1.pri.cur, whole genome shotgun sequence genome, one interval contains:
- the EOMES gene encoding eomesodermin homolog produces the protein MQLGEQLLASSGTLPGAHFYPLEGARGAGGGGAGHLPGAAHSPPRLDLDKAPKKFLGGLSCDAGSGEPGSGGPATMLGDADAAGEAFAGAKPGPPDGRKGSPSCGEEEMPSAVAAAAAAAAAAAAATARYSMDSLSAERFYLQSPGPQGSELPAPCSLFPYQAAPGAPHGSVYPAPNGARYPYGSMLPPGGFPAAVCPPGRAQFGPGAGASGGASGTGGGTAGGGPGAYQYGQGAPLYGPYPGAAATGSCGGLGGLGVPGSGFRAHVYLCNRPLWLKFHRHQTEMIITKQGRRMFPFLSFNINGLNPTAHYNVFVEVVLADPNHWRFQGGKWVTCGKADNNMQGNKMYVHPESPNTGSHWMRQEISFGKLKLTNNKGANNNNTQMIVLQSLHKYQPRLHIVEVTEDGVEDLNEPSKTQTFTFSETQFIAVTAYQNTDITQLKIDHNPFAKGFRDNYDSMYTASENDRLTPSPTDSPRSHQIVPGGRYGVQSFFPEPFVNTLPQARYYNGERTVPQTNGLLSPQQSEEVANPPQRWLVTPVQQPGTNKLDISSYESEYTSSTLLPYGIKSLPLQTSHALGYYPDPTFPAMAGWGGRGSYQRKMAAGLPWTSRTSPPVFSEDQLSKEKVKEEITSSWIETPPSIKSLDSNDSGVYTSACKRRRLSPSTSSNENSPSIKCEDINAEEYSKDTSKGMGGYYAFYTTP, from the exons ATGCAGTTGGGCGAGCAGCTCCTGGCGAGCTCGGGGACCCTGCCCGGCGCGCACTTCTACCCGCTGGAAGGGGCGCGCGGCGCGGGCGGCGGGGGTGCGGGCCACCTCCCCGGCGCTGCGCACTCGCCTCCGAGGCTGGACCTGGACAAAGCGCCCAAAAAGTTCCTGGGGGGCCTGTCCTGCGACGCGGGGAGCGGGGAGCCCGGCTCGGGGGGCCCCGCCACCATGCTCGGCGACGCGGACGCCGCCGGGGAGGCCTTTGCGGGGGCCAAGCCGGGACCCCCGGACGGCCGCAAGGGCTCCCCGTCCTGCGGGGAGGAGGAGATGCCCTCGGCCGTCGCTGCAGCCGCAGCCGcggccgccgctgccgccgccgccaccgcgcGCTACTCCATGGACAGCCTGAGCGCCGAGCGCTTTTACCTCCAGTCCCCGGGGCCGCAGGGCTCCGAGCTGCCCGCGCCCTGCTCGCTCTTCCCCTACCAGGCGGCGCCCGGGGCTCCCCACGGGTCCGTGTACCCGGCCCCCAACGGGGCTCGCTACCCCTACGGCTCCATGCTGCCCCCAGGTGGCTTCCCCGCCGCCGTGTGCCCACCCGGCCGGGCGCAGTTCGGACCCGGCGCGGGCGCGAGCGGCGGCGCGAGTGGCACCGGCGGTGGCACCGCCGGCGGCGGCCCGGGAGCCTATCAGTACGGTCAGGGGGCTCCCCTTTACGGGCCTTACCCCGGAGCAGCCGCGACCGGTTCCTGCGGAGGCTTGGGGGGCCTGGGGGTGCCCGGCTCCGGCTTCCGTGCCCACGTCTACCTGTGCAACCGACCTCTGTGGCTCAAGTTTCATCGCCACCAAACCGAGATGATAATCACCAAACAGGGCAG GCGTATGTTTCCTTTCCTGAGCTTCAATATAAACGGACTCAACCCCACGGCCCACTACAACGTGTTCGTCGAAGTGGTGCTCGCAGACCCCAATCACTGGCGCTTCCAGGGGGGCAAGTGGGTGACCTGCGGCAAAGCTGACAACAACATGCAGG GCAACAAAATGTATGTCCACCCAGAGTCTCCTAATACTGGTTCCCACTGGATGAGACAGGAGATTTCCTTTGGGAAATTAAAACTGACCAATAACAAAGGCGCAAATAACAACAACACACAG ATGATAGTTTTACAATCTCTCCACAAGTATCAGCCCCGACTGCATATTGTTGAAGTCACAGAGGATGGTGTGGAGGACTTGAACGAGCCCTCCAAGACTCAGACCTTTACGTTCTCAGAAACACAGTTCATTGCAGTGACTGCCTACCAAAACACCGAT ATTACTCAGCTAAAGATTGATCATAACCCCTTTGCAAAAGGATTCAGGGACAACTATGATTC CATGTACACCGCTTCCGAAAATGACAGGTTAACTCCATCTCCCACGGATTCTCCTAGATCCCATCAGATTGTCCCTGGAGGTCGGTACGGCGTTCAGTCCTTCTTCCCGGAGCCCTTTGTCAACACTTTACCTCAAGCCCGATATTATAACGGCGAGAGAACCGTTCCACAGACCAACGGCCTCCTTTCACCCCAACAGAGCGAAGAGGTGGCCAACCCACCCCAGCGTTGGCTTGTCACACCAGTCCAGCAACCCGGGACCAACAAACTAGACATCAGTTCCTATGAGTCTGAATATACTTCTAGCACCTTGCTCCCATATGGTATTAAATCCTTGCCCCTACAGACATCCCATGCCCTGGGGTATTACCCTGATCCCACTTTCCCTGCAATGGCAGGGTGGGGTGGTCGAGGTTCTTATCAGAGGAAGATGGCAGCTGGACTCCCATGGACCTCCAGAACAAGCCCCCCAGTATTCTCTGAAGATCAGCTTTCCAAGGAGaaagtcaaagaagaaattacTTCTTCCTGGATAGAGACACCACCTTCTATCAAGTCTCTGGATTCCAATGATTCGGGAGTCTACACCAGCGCTTGTAAGAGAAGGCGGCTGTCTCCTAGCACCTCTAGTAATGAAAATTCTCCCTCTATAAAGTGTGAGGACATTAATGCTGAAGAATACAGTAAAGACACCTCAAAAGGCATGGGAGGGTACTATGCTTTTTACACAACTCCCTAG